CGTTAGCGAAGCCGCACGGTTCGGACACCGCGACCGAGAACTTCGTGTTTCGGAATCGTGACCCGAATCCCCGTTGAATGGAAGAGTCACGAGCGATCCTGCGGGCCCACGATGTTCAACCCGCTTCAATCGGAGGAGTCAATGTCGCACGTGAGATGGTCTGGCGCGATTGGCACGTTCGCCCTTCTCGCCAGCTTGGGCAGCAGTGACGCCGGTGCGCAGCAAATCAAGACCGTGTTCGTCATCGCGATGGAGAACCACAATTGGACGCAGCCGGCGAACCAATTCACCGGCACCATCCAACAGATCTTCCAGAACCCGGCTGCGCCGTTCATCAACAGTCTCGTCGACGGCTCGGCCTACGCCATGGTCAACGGGTCGCTCGTTCACATCAGTGAGCAGGTCGCCTACGCCACGAACTACCGCAGTGTTCTCGCCACGCCCGGCGGCAACAACCCCCACATCCACCCGTCAGAGCCCAACTATCTCTGGGCCGAGGCCGGCACCAACTTCGGCGTGTTGAACGACAACGATCCGTTCGACGCCAAGGGGCCGACCAATCAGGACACGCCGCTGCACCTCACCGGCTTGCTCCAGGATGCCGGCAGAACGTGGCGGTCGTACCAGGAAGACGTCGACCTCCCGAAGGACGCCGCCGGCCATTTCATCAACATCCCGTTGCCCAGGGATCAGTGGACCGTTCCCCTCAAGAGCTTCAGCGGAAACTACGCCGCCGGCTACGCGAACGCGTTCGACGTGTCCTCTCAGCTGAACTATGCCGCGAAGCACAATCCGATGGTCTTTTTCACGAACACCAACGGCGGCAATGATCTCACTCCCTCGAACCCTCTATCACAGAACTACGCTCCGCTGCAACAGCTGTTCATGGACCTCGCCGCTGACCAAGTCGCGGAATACAACTGGATCACGCCAAACCAGTTCA
Above is a genomic segment from Gemmatimonadaceae bacterium containing:
- a CDS encoding alkaline phosphatase family protein is translated as MSHVRWSGAIGTFALLASLGSSDAGAQQIKTVFVIAMENHNWTQPANQFTGTIQQIFQNPAAPFINSLVDGSAYAMVNGSLVHISEQVAYATNYRSVLATPGGNNPHIHPSEPNYLWAEAGTNFGVLNDNDPFDAKGPTNQDTPLHLTGLLQDAGRTWRSYQEDVDLPKDAAGHFINIPLPRDQWTVPLKSFSGNYAAGYANAFDVSSQLNYAAKHNPMVFFTNTNGGNDLTPSNPLSQNYAPLQQLFMDLAADQVAEYNWITPNQFNDMHTALAAGYKGLTGDPAKIKQGDDFLAQIVPVIMASNAYKQHGAIIIWFDESEADATGDNPDDLTHTIAEIVISSRAHDNVEGLPYASDIFYTHSSDLRTMQNIFHVGPYLGDAVTAHDLADLFKPGVVPKKP